Proteins found in one Micromonospora sp. WMMD1082 genomic segment:
- a CDS encoding amidohydrolase family protein, with product MDPAVGDHQTGDVLVQDDTIVDVGPRIDAPDAEVIDAAGMVVMPGLVDTHRHVWQGAFAQIAADWTLNEYFAGLVGRFSPHFTPTDVRDGTYYGALEALDSGVTTLFDWAHVMNTPEHADAAVDALRASGLRAVFGHGIPTSDPSWYMGSDRPHPVDVRRIAAEYFTSADQLVTLALSVRGPELSTIEATAHDLALARELGVRASMHVGIGLLGGHRAITQLHDRGMLGPDLIFLHGNTSSDDELKLLADAGAHASVSARVEMMMGHGHPATGRLMAVGLRPALSVDVVAGTPGDMFDEMRAALEAERVRQYTRLLAQGEQSATVPLTTRQAVEFATINGARALGLADTVGSLTPGKRADLILVDTGRSPLRLGLAATAAVTFASARDVDTVLVNGEIRKHRGRLVGADPAAARQRAEASRDRMLADA from the coding sequence ATGGACCCCGCGGTGGGCGACCATCAGACCGGCGACGTCCTCGTACAGGACGACACCATCGTTGATGTCGGGCCGCGCATCGACGCGCCGGACGCCGAGGTGATCGACGCGGCCGGCATGGTGGTGATGCCGGGACTGGTCGACACCCACCGCCATGTCTGGCAGGGCGCGTTCGCGCAGATCGCCGCCGATTGGACGCTCAACGAATACTTCGCCGGGCTGGTCGGTCGGTTCTCGCCGCACTTCACGCCCACCGACGTCCGCGACGGCACCTACTACGGGGCGCTGGAGGCCCTCGACAGCGGGGTGACGACCCTCTTCGACTGGGCACACGTCATGAACACGCCCGAGCACGCCGACGCCGCGGTCGACGCGTTGCGCGCGTCGGGTCTGCGCGCGGTGTTCGGGCACGGCATCCCCACCTCGGACCCGTCGTGGTACATGGGCAGTGACCGCCCGCACCCGGTCGACGTCCGCCGCATCGCCGCCGAGTACTTCACGTCGGCGGACCAACTGGTCACCCTCGCCCTGTCCGTCCGTGGACCGGAGCTGTCCACCATCGAGGCGACCGCCCACGACCTCGCCCTGGCCCGCGAGCTGGGCGTGCGGGCGTCGATGCATGTCGGCATCGGGCTGCTGGGCGGGCATCGGGCCATCACCCAACTGCACGACCGGGGCATGCTCGGACCCGACCTCATCTTCCTGCACGGCAACACGTCCTCCGACGACGAGCTGAAGCTGCTGGCGGATGCCGGGGCACACGCCTCCGTCTCGGCACGGGTCGAGATGATGATGGGTCACGGCCATCCGGCGACCGGCCGGCTGATGGCCGTCGGGCTGCGGCCGGCCCTGTCGGTCGACGTGGTCGCCGGCACGCCGGGCGACATGTTCGACGAGATGCGCGCCGCGCTCGAAGCCGAGCGGGTGCGGCAGTACACCCGGCTGCTGGCGCAGGGCGAGCAATCCGCCACGGTGCCGCTCACCACCCGTCAGGCCGTCGAGTTCGCCACCATCAACGGCGCCCGGGCGCTCGGGCTTGCGGACACGGTCGGCTCCCTGACGCCGGGCAAGCGCGCCGATCTCATCCTGGTCGACACCGGCCGCTCGCCGCTGCGCCTGGGGCTCGCCGCCACGGCCGCCGTGACCTTCGCCTCGGCGCGCGACGTCGACACGGTGCTCGTCAACGGCGAGATCCGCAAGCACCGGGGTCGCCTGGTCGGCGCCGACCCGGCGGCTGCCCGGCAGCGGGCCGAGGCCTCCCGCGATCGGATGCTGGCCGATGCGTGA
- a CDS encoding alpha/beta fold hydrolase: protein MALVMMLAGPPGSMPDAAAGGANPVVLVHGLNSTATKWAAYLGPEGFLAKVGRRGFAVGDGQTPGVLRTGSYTEPFGGTNTIAENAAILRDYIAGVRRMTGAARVDIVAHSMGGLISRYYIDRLMDERDVDRLVMLGTPNGGSPCANLPARLGISTPATLELRPSYLNDVFNQQITRRNGVSFHALAGDVFTEALRSPCTGAPSDLVVDVDSVEAAGVAAKRLPLLHDDLQRSAEAFGEFVAPALASDVAEPGNETGTSPARPDEPQTVALAAGHVAAGAHVEQVLNIDEVAVATFAIFDSTRSLAVSVRGASGNPLELSAAENGLIKIDDPETLLYLGYGFVNPQPGPWWITLHSTDRTPPTGADFALTAQVQGGATLRSQTSELLPEVGEEVHISATFESDGPPVAIRRAVALIRTPDGGEEAVMLKGGGVEPVGAWRPDRVGLHGIDVVVVGETADGERVERTDFLVAEVQAVEAGIPWFPIFVLAGVALIVVAGVGGFAALVVAVYGFRRRSSRVNA, encoded by the coding sequence ATGGCCCTCGTGATGATGCTGGCCGGCCCGCCCGGCAGCATGCCGGACGCGGCCGCCGGCGGTGCCAACCCGGTGGTGCTCGTCCACGGCTTGAACTCGACGGCGACGAAGTGGGCCGCGTACCTTGGGCCGGAGGGGTTCCTGGCTAAGGTGGGCCGGCGAGGATTCGCCGTCGGCGACGGACAGACGCCCGGCGTGCTTCGGACCGGCAGCTACACCGAACCGTTCGGCGGGACCAACACCATCGCTGAGAACGCGGCAATCCTCCGCGACTACATCGCCGGTGTCAGGCGGATGACCGGCGCGGCCCGAGTCGACATCGTGGCGCACAGCATGGGTGGCCTGATCTCTCGCTACTACATCGACCGGCTGATGGACGAGCGGGACGTGGACAGGCTGGTCATGCTCGGCACGCCGAACGGTGGATCACCGTGTGCCAACCTGCCGGCGCGGTTGGGAATTTCCACGCCGGCCACCCTTGAGCTTCGGCCAAGTTACCTGAATGACGTTTTCAACCAACAGATCACGCGCCGTAACGGGGTGTCCTTCCACGCACTGGCCGGTGACGTGTTCACCGAAGCGCTGCGGTCGCCGTGTACGGGTGCGCCGAGCGATCTCGTCGTCGATGTCGACAGTGTCGAAGCCGCCGGTGTCGCGGCGAAACGCCTGCCGCTCCTGCACGACGATCTTCAGAGATCGGCTGAGGCGTTCGGTGAGTTCGTTGCACCAGCCCTGGCCTCCGATGTGGCCGAGCCGGGCAACGAAACCGGCACCAGTCCGGCGCGACCCGACGAACCGCAGACGGTGGCCCTGGCCGCTGGCCACGTGGCGGCGGGTGCGCATGTCGAACAGGTGCTCAATATCGACGAGGTGGCGGTGGCGACGTTTGCCATCTTCGATTCGACGCGGTCGCTGGCCGTATCGGTACGCGGGGCCAGCGGCAACCCCCTCGAACTGAGTGCGGCCGAGAACGGACTTATCAAGATCGACGATCCGGAGACGCTCCTATATCTGGGGTACGGCTTTGTGAACCCGCAGCCCGGCCCCTGGTGGATCACGCTCCACTCGACCGATCGGACGCCGCCGACGGGGGCGGACTTCGCGCTGACCGCCCAGGTCCAGGGCGGAGCCACGCTCAGATCCCAGACGAGTGAGTTGCTTCCGGAGGTCGGTGAGGAGGTTCACATCAGCGCCACGTTCGAAAGCGATGGTCCGCCGGTGGCCATCCGGCGTGCGGTGGCGCTGATCCGTACGCCGGACGGCGGGGAGGAGGCGGTGATGCTGAAGGGGGGCGGCGTCGAGCCGGTCGGAGCCTGGCGGCCGGACCGCGTCGGTCTGCACGGCATCGACGTGGTGGTGGTCGGTGAGACCGCGGATGGTGAACGGGTCGAACGGACCGACTTCCTGGTCGCCGAGGTGCAGGCCGTCGAGGCGGGAATCCCGTGGTTTCCGATCTTCGTGCTGGCTGGCGTCGCGCTGATCGTCGTCGCTGGTGTCGGCGGCTTTGCCGCCCTCGTTGTAGCGGTGTACGGATTCAGGCGTCGCAGCTCGCGGGTGAACGCGTGA
- a CDS encoding MFS transporter — protein sequence MSSTTALAPERPDVRIRGFWPVAYAFGVMMAFSAVPTPLYVLYQQRDGFGPFTVTVVFATYAVGVVLSVFTVGHVSDWIGRRRVLIWALLTNMLAGLIFLLPGLGSLLVARFVSGVSVGMLTATATAYLMELHLTGRPGTGRRRADLVATAANIGGIGLGPLISGLLAEYVPFPLTVPYLVFHALLGIGLVVVLRAHETVTRRDVRWRPQRVSVPAGARARYAAAGAAAFASFAVFGLFTSLTPGFLAGVLGQPSHAVAGQVTFLAFGAGVAGQLVMTRVSLARQLYVGLAGLVAGLAALILGIWLPHFGLFLVGGLLTGAGAGTVFKGAVVTTAGLAAPRARGEALAGLFLVGYVGLAVPVLGLGFAAQHLSTRTAVLIFAAGLASLLVAAARPLVRR from the coding sequence GTGTCAAGCACCACCGCTCTCGCACCCGAACGGCCGGACGTCCGAATCCGGGGCTTCTGGCCCGTCGCGTACGCCTTCGGCGTGATGATGGCGTTCTCCGCCGTGCCCACCCCGCTCTACGTGCTCTACCAGCAGCGGGACGGTTTCGGCCCGTTCACGGTCACCGTCGTGTTCGCCACGTACGCCGTCGGCGTCGTGCTCAGCGTGTTCACCGTCGGGCACGTCTCGGACTGGATCGGCCGGCGTCGCGTCCTGATCTGGGCCCTGCTCACCAACATGCTGGCCGGCCTGATCTTCCTGCTGCCCGGCCTCGGCAGCCTGCTGGTGGCCCGCTTCGTCTCCGGCGTCAGCGTCGGAATGCTCACCGCTACCGCGACCGCGTACCTCATGGAGCTGCACCTCACGGGGCGTCCGGGCACCGGCCGGCGACGTGCCGACCTGGTTGCCACGGCGGCCAACATCGGCGGCATCGGGTTGGGCCCGCTGATCTCCGGCCTGCTCGCCGAGTACGTCCCCTTTCCGCTCACCGTGCCGTACCTGGTCTTCCATGCGCTGCTGGGCATCGGCCTGGTCGTCGTCCTGCGGGCCCACGAGACGGTGACCCGCCGCGACGTCCGGTGGCGGCCGCAGCGGGTGTCGGTGCCGGCCGGCGCGCGAGCCCGCTACGCCGCTGCGGGTGCCGCCGCGTTCGCCTCCTTCGCCGTCTTCGGTCTGTTCACCTCCCTGACGCCGGGGTTCCTGGCCGGTGTCCTCGGCCAGCCGTCGCACGCCGTCGCCGGCCAGGTCACCTTCCTGGCCTTCGGGGCCGGCGTCGCCGGGCAGCTGGTGATGACCCGGGTGTCCCTGGCCCGGCAGCTGTACGTCGGGCTGGCGGGGCTGGTCGCCGGGCTCGCCGCGCTGATCCTGGGCATCTGGTTGCCACACTTCGGTCTCTTCCTCGTCGGCGGGCTGCTGACCGGTGCCGGCGCGGGCACCGTGTTCAAGGGCGCGGTGGTCACCACCGCCGGCCTGGCCGCTCCACGGGCGCGTGGTGAGGCGCTGGCCGGGCTGTTCCTCGTCGGCTACGTCGGTCTGGCCGTACCGGTGCTCGGCCTCGGGTTCGCCGCCCAACACCTGTCCACCCGCACCGCCGTGCTCATCTTCGCGGCCGGCCTGGCTTCGCTGCTCGTCGCGGCCGCGCGCCCTCTGGTCCGTCGCTGA
- a CDS encoding glycogen debranching N-terminal domain-containing protein — MDEPALISILNGNSFVVCDLAGDIEPSDQMPTGAFEMDTRFISGWVLTINGERVHALSTEQPQYFESRFFLVPGKPTHYLDAKVSLIRHREIIGSFAERLTVFNHETAPIDLVIRLDVAADFADIFSIKDSNRETCGETEILTDKNELRFNYRRENFSRETVITSSQPAAVDPHGLTYQIRIDPGGSWEAQILVTTVVHPSPQLGLEVSLQDYVRNARADMTSALDRWVRQAPRLVCDSGPLHHAYQRGLVDLAALQYAPVVGGGRRIPAAGLPWFMTTFGRDSILTCLQTVPFLPEMSATTLQILAWSQGGRLDDFRDEEPGKIIHEIRYGESAGFEEQPHTAYYGSADATPLYVILLDEYERWTGDSELVRRLEFEARLALEWIDTYGNIMGDGYIWYQRRNTRNGLENQCWKDSEDSISYRDGRLPGFPRATCEIQGYAYDAKLRGARLVREFWGDPDYADRLEREAAVLKAQFNRDFWLSERGYYALALDRDGGPVDTLSSNIGHLLWSGIVDEDRARAVVDHLVGPELFSGWGVRTLGTRERRYNPVGYHVGTVWPFDNSVIAWGLRRYGFAAEAALVSQGLIDAAPFFDGRLPEAFAGFDRQVTQQPVPYPTACSPQAWSSGTPMLLLRVLLGLEPRGGDLIVDPSLPAELGRIELLDIPGRWGRRDAFGRSTNERCST; from the coding sequence ATGGATGAACCGGCCCTGATCAGCATTCTCAACGGCAACTCCTTCGTGGTCTGCGACCTCGCCGGCGACATCGAGCCGTCCGACCAGATGCCCACCGGCGCGTTCGAGATGGACACCCGCTTCATCTCCGGCTGGGTGCTCACGATCAACGGAGAGCGCGTGCACGCGCTCTCCACGGAGCAGCCACAGTATTTCGAGTCGCGCTTTTTCCTGGTGCCCGGAAAGCCCACCCACTACCTGGACGCGAAGGTGTCGCTGATCCGGCACCGCGAGATCATCGGCAGCTTCGCCGAGCGGCTGACCGTCTTCAACCACGAGACCGCGCCGATCGACCTGGTGATCCGGCTGGACGTGGCGGCGGACTTCGCCGACATCTTCTCGATCAAGGACAGCAACCGCGAGACGTGCGGCGAAACCGAGATCCTCACGGACAAGAATGAACTGCGGTTCAACTACCGGCGCGAAAATTTCTCCCGGGAGACGGTCATCACCTCCTCCCAGCCGGCGGCCGTCGATCCGCACGGGCTCACCTACCAGATCCGGATCGACCCGGGCGGTTCCTGGGAAGCCCAGATCCTGGTGACCACCGTGGTCCATCCGTCACCCCAGTTGGGGCTCGAGGTGAGCCTCCAGGACTATGTGCGCAACGCCCGCGCCGACATGACCAGCGCACTTGACCGCTGGGTGCGCCAGGCTCCTCGGCTGGTCTGCGACTCGGGGCCGCTACATCACGCCTACCAGCGCGGCCTGGTCGACCTCGCCGCGTTGCAGTACGCCCCCGTGGTGGGCGGCGGACGTCGGATACCCGCCGCCGGCCTTCCCTGGTTCATGACGACATTCGGCCGGGACAGCATCCTCACCTGTCTACAGACAGTGCCGTTCCTGCCCGAAATGTCCGCGACCACCCTACAGATCCTGGCCTGGAGCCAGGGCGGCCGGCTGGACGACTTCCGGGACGAGGAACCTGGCAAGATCATCCACGAAATCCGGTACGGAGAGTCGGCGGGCTTCGAGGAACAGCCGCACACCGCGTATTACGGATCCGCCGACGCGACCCCCCTGTACGTGATCCTGCTCGACGAGTACGAACGCTGGACCGGCGACTCGGAACTGGTGCGCCGGCTCGAGTTCGAGGCGCGCCTGGCGTTGGAGTGGATCGACACCTACGGCAACATCATGGGCGACGGCTACATCTGGTACCAGCGCCGCAACACCCGAAACGGGCTGGAGAACCAGTGCTGGAAGGACTCCGAGGACTCCATCTCGTACCGCGACGGCCGCCTGCCGGGCTTCCCGAGGGCGACCTGCGAGATCCAGGGGTACGCCTACGACGCCAAGCTGCGCGGCGCCCGACTGGTGCGCGAGTTCTGGGGCGACCCGGACTACGCCGACCGGCTCGAACGCGAGGCCGCCGTCCTGAAGGCGCAATTCAACCGCGATTTCTGGCTTTCCGAGCGGGGCTATTACGCGCTGGCCCTCGACCGGGACGGCGGACCGGTCGACACGCTTTCCTCCAACATCGGTCACCTGCTCTGGAGCGGCATCGTCGACGAGGACCGGGCGCGGGCGGTCGTCGACCACCTCGTCGGCCCGGAACTCTTCTCCGGGTGGGGGGTGCGGACGTTGGGAACCCGGGAGCGCCGGTACAACCCGGTTGGCTACCACGTCGGCACCGTCTGGCCGTTCGACAACTCGGTCATCGCCTGGGGCCTACGGCGGTACGGCTTCGCCGCGGAGGCCGCGCTCGTCTCCCAGGGCCTCATCGACGCCGCCCCGTTCTTCGACGGCCGGCTCCCGGAGGCGTTCGCCGGATTCGATCGGCAGGTCACGCAACAGCCCGTCCCGTACCCGACGGCCTGTAGTCCGCAGGCCTGGTCCTCGGGCACCCCGATGCTGCTGCTGCGGGTGCTGCTCGGCCTCGAACCACGGGGCGGAGACCTGATCGTCGACCCGTCGCTGCCGGCCGAACTCGGCCGGATCGAACTGCTCGACATCCCCGGCCGGTGGGGGCGGCGCGATGCTTTCGGCCGGAGCACCAATGAACGCTGCTCAACCTGA
- a CDS encoding SCP2 sterol-binding domain-containing protein — MGDGGIETFFAELQAHPPRVSPRIDNTFRFDLEYRDGAATEHWFMRVRAGSVRVWRDYREADLVVRVTGETFERVIRGETSILAAAFRNDVNVAGVPWLFAVVRKLMPTPPDAHDPRQSAPAREVTDGDG, encoded by the coding sequence ATGGGCGACGGTGGCATCGAGACGTTCTTCGCCGAGCTTCAGGCGCACCCGCCGCGGGTGTCGCCCCGCATCGACAACACCTTCCGTTTCGATCTCGAGTACCGGGACGGGGCGGCGACCGAACACTGGTTCATGCGCGTTCGCGCCGGATCGGTACGCGTCTGGCGCGACTACCGCGAGGCGGACCTGGTCGTCCGCGTCACGGGAGAGACCTTCGAACGCGTCATCAGGGGCGAGACCTCGATCCTCGCGGCCGCGTTCCGCAACGACGTGAACGTCGCGGGCGTTCCCTGGCTGTTCGCCGTCGTGCGGAAGCTGATGCCCACCCCGCCCGACGCGCACGATCCCCGACAGTCGGCGCCGGCCCGGGAGGTGACCGACGGAGATGGATGA
- a CDS encoding LysR family transcriptional regulator, which produces MELRQLEYFIAVAEEGTFTSGARRVRVTQSAVSATIQKLERELGMPLFTREAQASSLTEAGMALLPEARALLSAARHARDIVDQVRGGLRGTIRIGTLVSIGSRPESAEPLILDLPAVLGRFHVTHPLVTFQLRGSPTGSAGHLADIAAGNLDLALVATIEVPRGVRLHHLGSVPWSFVCSRRHPLADATSVNLADLRDETFIDFPRGWGNRALVDRAFAAAGIVRHVPFEAADQATALGLVRNGLGVTFLPRAGSEDDGVSVIKVDGADLNLPVGLATSSDRPRSAATTALIGSIVRAASRTPRAGGRTNGAGVSSR; this is translated from the coding sequence GTGGAACTTCGCCAGCTCGAGTACTTCATCGCCGTCGCCGAGGAGGGCACCTTCACCAGCGGCGCCCGCCGGGTCCGGGTGACGCAGTCGGCCGTCTCTGCCACCATCCAGAAACTGGAGCGGGAGCTGGGGATGCCGCTGTTCACGCGGGAGGCGCAGGCCAGTTCGCTGACCGAGGCCGGCATGGCGCTGCTGCCGGAGGCTCGCGCGCTGCTGAGCGCGGCGCGGCACGCCCGGGACATCGTCGACCAGGTCCGTGGCGGGCTACGCGGCACCATCAGGATCGGCACCCTGGTCTCCATCGGCAGCCGCCCCGAGTCGGCCGAGCCGCTCATCCTCGACCTGCCGGCCGTCCTGGGCCGCTTCCACGTCACCCATCCCCTGGTGACCTTCCAGCTGCGCGGCTCACCCACCGGCTCTGCGGGACACCTGGCCGACATCGCCGCCGGCAACCTCGACCTGGCGCTGGTGGCCACGATCGAGGTGCCGCGCGGTGTCCGCCTGCACCACCTCGGGTCGGTGCCATGGTCCTTCGTCTGTTCCCGTCGTCACCCGTTGGCCGACGCCACCTCGGTGAACCTGGCGGACCTGCGCGACGAGACCTTCATCGACTTCCCCCGCGGCTGGGGCAACCGGGCGCTGGTCGACCGCGCCTTCGCGGCCGCCGGCATCGTCCGGCACGTTCCGTTCGAGGCCGCTGATCAGGCGACCGCGCTCGGACTGGTCCGTAACGGGCTCGGTGTCACCTTCCTGCCCCGGGCCGGCAGCGAGGACGACGGTGTCTCGGTCATCAAGGTGGACGGCGCCGACCTCAATTTGCCGGTGGGCCTGGCCACCTCGAGTGACCGGCCACGGTCGGCGGCGACCACCGCCCTCATCGGCAGCATCGTCCGGGCCGCCAGCCGCACGCCGCGCGCCGGCGGGCGGACGAACGGCGCGGGCGTCAGCAGCCGCTGA
- a CDS encoding FAD-binding protein, with translation MQDKNPIPNLGRRRFLGLSLGTAIGAASLMAGCGTPGPTVTPKPTPMPIGTLRERVRGKVLAPDEAGYADEVKGYNLTLERRPRLVVAAAGPADVQAAVQYAATNGLAVAVLATGHQNSVPIDDNTLLVTTRTLRGVTIDKSTSTARVEAGALWQDVVAKSTKVGLAPLNGSTPIVGVVGYTVGGGLSPTLGRAHGYAADHVTSLEVVTADGELRTVNAGSEPDLFFAIRGGKSNFGIVTGMEFRLFPVRTLYAGVLVYPGEAATAVLEAYRSWTATVPDAMSSSVALLRLPDVPAVPEPLRGQLVAQVRISYAGNAAEGAKLVAPLRSAPGPMLDTVTEIPYEQFATIHADPTDPLPAYERTASLSELTSDAIREIVALAGPKAPYPLTMVELRHLGGALARQPEVPNAIATRDAAFTLFTASIGAPTDAAAIKQAQTDLIERLRPWSTGAMFVNFMTTEETTPDQVRDAYSAGLYDRLASIKRRHDPENLFRLNHNIRPA, from the coding sequence ATGCAAGACAAGAACCCCATCCCGAACCTCGGCCGACGACGCTTCCTCGGTCTGAGCCTCGGCACCGCCATCGGTGCCGCGTCGCTGATGGCCGGCTGCGGGACGCCCGGTCCGACCGTGACCCCCAAGCCGACCCCCATGCCCATCGGGACCCTGCGAGAGCGGGTCAGGGGCAAGGTCCTGGCCCCGGACGAAGCCGGCTACGCCGACGAGGTCAAGGGCTACAACCTCACGCTCGAACGCCGTCCCCGACTGGTGGTCGCGGCGGCCGGCCCCGCCGACGTGCAGGCCGCCGTACAGTACGCGGCCACGAACGGGCTGGCGGTCGCGGTCCTGGCGACCGGCCACCAGAACTCGGTGCCCATCGACGACAACACGCTGCTGGTCACCACCAGAACGCTGCGCGGCGTCACGATCGACAAGTCGACCTCGACCGCGCGCGTGGAGGCCGGCGCGCTGTGGCAGGACGTCGTCGCCAAGTCCACGAAGGTCGGGCTCGCTCCGCTCAACGGCTCCACCCCGATCGTCGGAGTGGTCGGATACACGGTTGGCGGTGGCCTGAGCCCGACGCTCGGCCGCGCGCACGGGTACGCCGCCGACCACGTCACCAGCCTGGAGGTGGTGACGGCCGACGGCGAACTGCGCACCGTCAATGCCGGGTCGGAACCGGACCTGTTCTTCGCGATCCGTGGCGGCAAGAGCAACTTCGGCATCGTCACCGGGATGGAGTTCCGGCTCTTCCCGGTACGCACCCTCTACGCCGGTGTGCTGGTCTACCCCGGAGAGGCCGCCACGGCCGTGCTGGAGGCATACCGTTCCTGGACCGCCACCGTGCCGGACGCCATGTCGTCGTCGGTGGCCCTACTACGGCTGCCCGACGTGCCGGCCGTGCCGGAGCCGCTGCGGGGGCAGCTCGTCGCCCAGGTGCGTATCTCGTACGCCGGCAACGCCGCCGAGGGCGCCAAGCTCGTCGCTCCGCTGCGGTCGGCCCCCGGTCCGATGCTGGACACGGTCACAGAGATCCCCTACGAGCAGTTCGCCACCATCCACGCCGACCCGACCGATCCACTGCCGGCCTATGAGCGCACCGCGTCGCTGAGCGAGCTGACCAGCGATGCCATCCGCGAGATCGTCGCTCTGGCCGGCCCGAAGGCGCCGTACCCCCTGACCATGGTCGAGTTGCGGCACCTCGGCGGCGCGCTCGCCCGGCAACCGGAGGTGCCGAACGCGATCGCCACCCGGGACGCGGCGTTCACCCTCTTCACCGCCAGCATCGGAGCCCCGACGGATGCCGCGGCGATCAAGCAGGCCCAGACCGATCTGATCGAACGGCTCCGTCCCTGGAGCACCGGCGCGATGTTCGTCAACTTCATGACCACCGAGGAGACGACGCCGGATCAGGTCCGGGACGCCTACTCCGCGGGGCTGTACGACCGGCTGGCGTCGATCAAGCGCCGCCATGATCCGGAAAACCTGTTCCGGCTGAACCACAACATCCGCCCGGCCTGA
- a CDS encoding glucose/sorbosone family PQQ-dependent dehydrogenase, protein MRTATRRMATGAVLALLATIFVGGTAHAAEADTAPAGPEQFTTRVITTGLDNPFEVVEGPDRMLWVTERGAGRVVRVDPKTGGRTIALTVPDVLVTAGAQDGLLGMALHPELLSGGRGQYVYLAYTYDADASAELDRRVKLVRYTDNRPSQTLSSPVTLISGLPGSYDHNSGRLVFGPDAKLYYSIGDSGNNQFANYCKPILAQRTPTEQEVRGKNWIAYQGKILRLNLDGSVPNDNPVIDRVRSHVYSYGHRNPQGLTFGARSTLYSNEHGPKSDDEINLIRAGGNYGWPHVSGYRDDKSYEYENWSAARNCASLGWDPYAPAPASVPKQRETSFTAPNLVEPLQTFYTVDNGHNWQDPKCAAAYYICWPGIAPSSLKYLERSRVRGWNNSLLMTTLKDGTIYRVPLTDDGRRTGAAMPLWSSVNRYRDVAFNSTGTVFYAVTDSSGQVRDTQGAPTSQLANPGALLEYSYRG, encoded by the coding sequence ATGAGAACCGCTACCCGCAGAATGGCCACCGGCGCCGTGCTGGCGCTGCTGGCCACGATCTTCGTCGGTGGCACCGCGCACGCAGCCGAGGCCGACACCGCCCCGGCCGGACCCGAGCAGTTCACGACAAGGGTGATCACCACCGGGCTGGACAACCCGTTCGAGGTCGTCGAAGGTCCCGACCGCATGCTCTGGGTGACCGAGCGCGGCGCCGGACGGGTGGTCCGGGTCGACCCCAAGACCGGCGGACGGACCATCGCGCTGACCGTGCCCGACGTCCTCGTCACCGCCGGTGCGCAGGACGGGCTGCTCGGGATGGCGTTGCACCCGGAACTGTTGTCGGGCGGACGTGGCCAGTACGTCTACCTCGCCTACACGTACGACGCCGATGCCAGCGCCGAGCTGGACCGTCGGGTCAAGCTGGTCCGGTACACCGATAACCGTCCGTCCCAGACGCTGAGTAGCCCGGTCACGCTGATCAGCGGTCTGCCCGGCAGCTACGACCACAACTCGGGACGGCTCGTCTTCGGGCCCGACGCCAAGCTCTACTACAGCATCGGTGACAGCGGAAACAACCAGTTCGCCAACTACTGCAAACCGATCCTGGCCCAGCGGACCCCGACCGAGCAGGAGGTCCGTGGCAAGAACTGGATCGCCTACCAGGGCAAGATCCTGCGACTGAACCTGGACGGTTCGGTGCCGAACGACAACCCGGTAATCGACCGGGTTCGCAGCCACGTCTACTCGTACGGCCACCGCAACCCTCAGGGGCTCACCTTCGGCGCCCGTTCGACGCTCTACTCCAACGAGCACGGGCCGAAGTCGGACGACGAGATCAACCTGATCCGGGCGGGCGGCAACTACGGGTGGCCCCACGTCTCGGGCTACCGTGACGACAAGTCCTACGAGTACGAGAACTGGTCCGCCGCCCGGAACTGCGCGTCCCTCGGGTGGGACCCGTACGCGCCGGCTCCCGCCTCGGTGCCGAAGCAGCGCGAGACGAGCTTCACGGCTCCGAACCTCGTCGAGCCGTTGCAGACCTTCTACACGGTCGACAACGGCCACAACTGGCAGGATCCGAAGTGCGCCGCGGCGTACTACATCTGCTGGCCCGGCATCGCGCCGTCCAGCCTGAAGTACCTCGAACGCTCGCGGGTGCGCGGCTGGAACAACTCGCTGCTGATGACGACCCTGAAGGACGGCACCATCTACCGGGTGCCGCTGACCGACGACGGGCGACGCACGGGTGCGGCGATGCCGCTCTGGAGCAGCGTGAACCGCTACCGCGATGTGGCGTTCAACTCCACCGGTACCGTCTTCTACGCCGTCACCGACAGCAGCGGGCAGGTGCGGGACACCCAGGGGGCACCCACCAGCCAGCTGGCCAACCCCGGTGCGCTGCTGGAATACAGCTACCGCGGCTGA